From Streptomyces coeruleoprunus, one genomic window encodes:
- a CDS encoding Uma2 family endonuclease, whose protein sequence is MTVAQTEVPLDEFEALAAAAPDGLHVELIDGRVIVTPAPDGDHDENVMSVGDQIRERFPALRMYQERGLSVAAYRAGRARVDGAVAPAGYFRGQPSWSDPSGVLMVLEVTSGREEDADVDRTDKRDAYAQAGLPVYLLIDRHRGEAVVHWEPEGGRYRHESRAVFGSKLALPEPFGFDLDTSELA, encoded by the coding sequence AGGCGCTCGCGGCCGCGGCTCCGGACGGCCTTCATGTCGAGCTGATCGACGGGAGGGTCATTGTGACCCCGGCTCCTGATGGCGACCACGACGAGAACGTGATGTCTGTCGGAGACCAGATCAGAGAGCGCTTCCCGGCTCTGCGCATGTATCAGGAACGCGGGCTCTCGGTTGCCGCCTACCGGGCCGGCCGGGCGCGCGTCGATGGCGCCGTGGCGCCGGCCGGGTACTTCCGCGGCCAGCCCTCGTGGTCGGACCCGTCCGGAGTCCTGATGGTTCTCGAGGTCACCTCGGGCCGGGAGGAGGACGCCGACGTCGACCGCACCGACAAGCGCGACGCCTACGCCCAGGCCGGGCTCCCCGTGTACCTCCTCATCGACCGGCACCGCGGTGAGGCAGTGGTGCACTGGGAGCCCGAGGGTGGTCGCTACCGGCACGAGTCGCGCGCCGTGTTCGGATCGAAGCTGGCACTGCCCGAGCCGTTCGGCTTCGACCTCGACACGTCCGAACTGGCCTGA
- a CDS encoding Gfo/Idh/MocA family oxidoreductase produces MAAAPLTPLRVGLVGYGLAGSVFHAPLIAATPGMVLDTVVTSNEERQRQARAEFPDVRLAASADELWPRAGELDLIVIASPNKTHVPLARAALEAGLPVVVDKPVAGTAAEARSLAALAEERGLLLSVFQNRRWDNDFLTLRALLGTGELGEVQRFESRFERWRPRLKGGWRESGTPEEIGGLLYDLGSHVVDQALELFGPAVRVYAECDVRREGAEADDDTFIALTHANGVRSHLYMSATAAQLGPRFRVLGSRSGFVKYGLDPQEGALREGARPVAGQEWGAEPEAMWGRVGAGQSPLTGGGRPVPTVPGDYPAYYAEIATALRDGTPPPVTAEEAARALDVLEAARRSAREGVTVTLG; encoded by the coding sequence ATGGCTGCTGCTCCCCTCACCCCGCTCCGCGTCGGACTCGTCGGCTACGGCCTCGCGGGCTCCGTCTTCCACGCGCCCCTGATCGCCGCCACCCCCGGCATGGTGCTCGACACGGTCGTCACGTCGAACGAGGAGCGGCAGCGGCAGGCCCGCGCCGAGTTCCCGGACGTACGCCTCGCCGCCTCGGCGGACGAGCTGTGGCCGAGGGCCGGCGAGCTGGACCTGATCGTGATCGCGTCGCCCAACAAGACGCACGTCCCGCTGGCGAGGGCCGCGCTGGAGGCCGGGCTGCCGGTCGTGGTCGACAAGCCGGTCGCGGGCACGGCGGCGGAGGCGCGCTCGCTGGCCGCGCTGGCGGAGGAGCGGGGCCTGCTCCTCTCGGTGTTCCAGAACCGCCGCTGGGACAACGACTTCCTGACCCTGCGGGCCCTGCTGGGGACGGGCGAGCTGGGCGAGGTCCAGCGCTTCGAGTCGCGCTTCGAGCGCTGGCGGCCGCGACTGAAGGGCGGCTGGCGCGAGTCCGGCACGCCGGAGGAGATCGGCGGGCTGCTGTACGACCTGGGCAGCCATGTCGTCGACCAGGCGCTGGAGCTCTTCGGCCCGGCCGTGCGCGTGTACGCCGAGTGCGACGTACGGCGCGAGGGCGCGGAGGCGGACGACGACACGTTCATCGCGCTGACGCACGCGAACGGGGTGCGCTCGCACCTGTACATGAGCGCCACGGCCGCGCAGCTGGGCCCGCGCTTCCGGGTGCTGGGCTCGCGCAGCGGCTTCGTGAAGTACGGCCTCGACCCGCAGGAGGGCGCCCTGCGCGAGGGCGCCCGCCCGGTGGCGGGCCAGGAGTGGGGCGCGGAGCCCGAGGCGATGTGGGGCAGGGTCGGCGCGGGCCAGTCCCCGCTGACGGGCGGCGGCCGCCCGGTCCCGACGGTGCCGGGCGACTACCCGGCGTACTACGCGGAGATCGCCACCGCCCTCCGCGACGGCACGCCTCCCCCGGTCACCGCCGAGGAGGCCGCCAGGGCCCTCGACGTCCTGGAAGCCGCCCGCCGCTCGGCCCGCGAGGGCGTGACGGTGACGCTGGGCTGA